In one window of Methanosarcina vacuolata Z-761 DNA:
- the fdhD gene encoding formate dehydrogenase accessory sulfurtransferase FdhD, producing MMYSTVSCIKYDPGSMVPSSHEVVIEVPLAVFVNGRHALTAMVSPTLLEEFVTGLLYTERIIRKLEDIESLHIEENRERNREKNRDENREKNRDENREKNRDENREKNREKNREKNREKNRENKEKTDDPITLSASVLTKDPFSIMLSGKTVLSGCGGDTSYLDADRLPKIQSDMVTNVSTIKTIMKETLVSDLHTRTGGIHIIGLFGPEGKICIIEDIGRHNALDRAIGYGLKHGVDFSRTIVTCSGRISSEMVRKCLMANIPIIASRGATTTLAISMAEKAGLTVIGFVRSQKMNIYTGVERVRNE from the coding sequence ATGATGTACAGTACGGTCTCCTGTATAAAATATGATCCCGGATCAATGGTCCCATCGTCTCACGAAGTCGTAATTGAAGTGCCTCTTGCAGTCTTTGTCAACGGCCGCCATGCTTTAACCGCTATGGTAAGCCCGACATTGCTTGAAGAGTTTGTAACAGGACTATTATATACAGAAAGAATTATTCGCAAACTCGAGGATATAGAATCGTTGCACATAGAAGAAAATAGAGAAAGAAACAGAGAGAAAAACAGAGATGAAAACAGGGAGAAAAACAGAGATGAAAACAGAGAAAAAAACAGAGATGAAAACAGAGAAAAAAACAGAGAGAAAAACAGAGAGAAAAACAGAGAGAAAAACAGAGAGAATAAAGAAAAAACAGATGATCCCATCACTCTCAGTGCCAGTGTACTGACAAAAGACCCTTTTTCAATCATGCTTTCAGGCAAAACTGTCCTTTCGGGATGTGGAGGCGATACTTCATATTTGGACGCGGATCGGCTCCCGAAAATCCAGTCGGATATGGTCACTAATGTCTCAACAATTAAAACTATAATGAAAGAAACGCTGGTATCAGATCTGCATACCAGAACAGGCGGCATACATATTATAGGGCTCTTCGGGCCGGAAGGAAAGATTTGCATAATAGAAGATATCGGCAGGCACAATGCCCTTGACAGGGCAATAGGTTACGGACTGAAACATGGTGTGGACTTCTCCAGGACAATTGTGACCTGCTCAGGAAGGATTTCTTCTGAGATGGTAAGAAAATGCCTTATGGCTAATATTCCTATTATCGCATCCAGAGGTGCAACCACTACGCTTGCCATAAGCATGGCAGAGAAAGCCGGCCTTACTGTTATCGGCTTTGTTAGGAGCCAGAAGATGAATATTTACACAGGCGTGGAAAGGGTAAGAAATGAGTAA
- a CDS encoding aminotransferase class V-fold PLP-dependent enzyme: MKLKDCIADFQISRYLHYMDNAATSLVPEPVIAAMNEYDRQYRANVGRGMHRLTRVATQKYQDAHDLVSNFIGGKEGTTVFTKNTTEAINMVAAGLDWQSGDRIVTTIFEHHSNLLPWLRLRQKGVELVVIRPDEAGIFDIEEFEEAITANTKLVAVSHASNVLGTVQPMREIADICKTQGAYFLVDGAQSVPHFPVDARRIGCDFLCFSGHKMLGPTGTGVLWMRDSLISPLILGGGTVEDVTTEFYSLTGGYQRFEGGTPNISGAIGLGQAVKYLENLGMDAIFRHEQELTERLLKGLPDIENITIYGPQDMKNRIGIVSFTIDRIHPHEIAYLLDERAAILVRSGDHCCIPLMKSLGLQNGTVRASFYMYNTQEEVDLLLETIEEIARIV; this comes from the coding sequence ATGAAGCTCAAAGACTGCATAGCTGACTTCCAAATCTCCAGATACCTTCATTATATGGATAATGCGGCAACGAGCCTTGTTCCCGAGCCTGTAATAGCTGCGATGAACGAATATGACCGGCAATACCGCGCCAATGTTGGAAGAGGAATGCACAGGCTTACAAGGGTTGCAACCCAAAAGTATCAGGACGCACATGATCTGGTCAGCAATTTCATTGGTGGGAAAGAAGGCACTACAGTCTTTACCAAGAATACAACCGAGGCTATCAATATGGTTGCAGCAGGCCTTGACTGGCAGTCAGGAGACCGAATAGTCACAACGATTTTTGAGCATCACTCCAACCTGCTCCCCTGGCTTCGACTGCGTCAGAAAGGCGTTGAACTGGTTGTTATCCGACCAGACGAAGCCGGGATTTTTGATATAGAGGAATTTGAAGAAGCGATTACAGCTAATACAAAACTTGTTGCAGTTAGCCATGCCTCAAACGTACTTGGTACCGTACAGCCTATGCGGGAGATTGCTGACATCTGCAAAACGCAGGGAGCCTATTTTCTGGTTGATGGGGCACAGTCCGTCCCTCATTTTCCTGTAGATGCCCGGCGTATTGGATGCGATTTTTTATGCTTTTCGGGCCACAAGATGCTCGGGCCAACGGGCACTGGCGTTCTGTGGATGAGAGACTCGCTTATTTCTCCTCTCATACTTGGTGGAGGCACAGTCGAGGACGTAACTACTGAGTTTTATTCTCTGACTGGCGGTTATCAGCGATTCGAGGGAGGCACCCCGAACATCTCAGGTGCAATAGGGCTTGGACAGGCGGTAAAATATCTTGAAAACCTGGGGATGGATGCTATCTTCAGGCATGAACAGGAACTGACTGAACGCCTGCTCAAAGGGCTTCCCGATATTGAAAATATTACTATATATGGGCCGCAGGATATGAAAAACAGGATCGGGATTGTCTCTTTTACTATAGATAGAATTCACCCCCACGAAATAGCTTATTTGCTTGACGAAAGAGCCGCAATTCTTGTCCGTTCGGGAGATCACTGCTGTATCCCGTTAATGAAGTCTCTGGGGCTCCAAAACGGCACTGTGAGAGCAAGCTTTTACATGTACAATACTCAGGAGGAGGTTGACCTGCTTCTTGAAACAATTGAAGAAATCGCACGTATCGTGTAA
- the larE gene encoding ATP-dependent sacrificial sulfur transferase LarE, which yields MNIKGRYSSMEKENVQDALLKELAGLECLLVSYSGGIDSTLLALLAQKVLQDKVKCILFDAPLVPRRAVKEAEENAQKFGISCSIIPFPIMENEKFRKNSPNRCYICKKQSARILKDQAEKLGISKIADGINASDLNEYRPGLQASNEEGILHPFLSLGIQKKQIRQLAQDCDCEFWNKPSSSCLASRIPYGEEITVEKLQTIENAENSLHDLGFSNLRVRLHGKIARIELVPEELEKAINMRARILEVLQDCGFSYITLDIKGYRSGSMDEVL from the coding sequence ATGAACATAAAAGGTCGGTATTCATCCATGGAAAAAGAAAATGTACAGGATGCGTTGCTCAAAGAACTTGCAGGATTAGAGTGTTTACTTGTTTCATATTCAGGAGGAATAGATAGTACTTTGCTTGCATTACTTGCGCAAAAAGTACTTCAGGATAAGGTAAAATGTATACTTTTTGACGCGCCTCTTGTCCCCAGAAGAGCTGTTAAGGAAGCGGAGGAAAACGCACAAAAGTTCGGTATATCCTGCTCTATAATTCCCTTTCCGATTATGGAAAATGAAAAATTCAGAAAAAACAGCCCCAATCGCTGTTATATCTGTAAAAAACAATCTGCCAGGATATTAAAAGATCAGGCTGAAAAACTGGGAATCTCAAAAATAGCCGATGGAATTAATGCTTCCGATCTCAATGAGTACCGCCCCGGACTTCAGGCAAGTAATGAAGAAGGAATCCTGCATCCTTTTCTCTCGCTTGGGATTCAAAAGAAACAGATAAGGCAACTGGCTCAGGACTGTGACTGTGAGTTCTGGAATAAACCGTCATCTTCATGCCTTGCGTCACGAATTCCATATGGGGAAGAAATCACAGTTGAAAAGCTGCAAACTATAGAAAACGCAGAAAATTCGCTGCACGATCTGGGGTTTTCAAATCTGCGGGTAAGGCTTCATGGCAAGATTGCAAGAATCGAGTTAGTGCCTGAAGAGCTTGAAAAGGCAATAAACATGCGAGCTCGAATACTGGAGGTATTGCAGGATTGCGGCTTTTCGTACATTACCCTCGATATTAAAGGATACAGAAGCGGGAGTATGGATGAAGTGTTATGA
- a CDS encoding MoaD/ThiS family protein has translation MKIRVKTFAQIKDILGADSFLECQNDISMRELLKALRERAGKSEDQLFSRNGYLHSNLVLMLNGARIYEEEIDSLTLSEGDEITLLSPVSGG, from the coding sequence ATGAAAATTCGAGTAAAAACTTTTGCTCAGATAAAGGACATTCTAGGAGCAGACAGCTTTCTTGAATGCCAGAACGACATTTCAATGCGGGAACTTCTTAAAGCCCTTCGCGAAAGAGCCGGAAAGTCTGAAGACCAGCTTTTTTCCAGGAACGGATACCTGCACAGTAATTTGGTTTTAATGCTGAACGGTGCACGAATTTATGAAGAGGAAATTGATTCTCTTACACTTTCAGAAGGAGACGAAATCACACTGCTTTCTCCAGTTTCAGGAGGATGA
- a CDS encoding DUF1890 domain-containing protein yields the protein MMGCPEVPIQTSIALYLSHKLTKLGFDVTVAGTTAASKLLKVSDSDGYYVKKLVDLDKTIVDVIEKRTDFDMCFAFMHNDAGMTYATTMSSISQARMYSIVFGRNADALAETIEFDCEKIVAQDVHNPVRLKNKLDKVMEEIVK from the coding sequence ATGATGGGGTGTCCCGAGGTCCCAATTCAAACCAGTATTGCCCTGTACTTATCCCATAAGCTGACTAAATTAGGATTCGATGTAACCGTTGCCGGGACAACTGCTGCAAGCAAACTTTTGAAAGTGTCTGATTCCGACGGCTATTATGTAAAAAAGCTGGTAGATCTCGACAAAACTATAGTAGATGTCATTGAAAAAAGAACGGATTTCGATATGTGCTTCGCCTTTATGCATAACGATGCAGGAATGACTTATGCAACGACCATGAGCTCCATTTCTCAGGCCAGGATGTACTCCATAGTCTTTGGCAGGAATGCCGATGCTCTGGCCGAAACCATAGAGTTCGACTGTGAAAAGATCGTCGCACAGGACGTTCACAATCCTGTTCGCCTTAAAAACAAGCTGGATAAGGTAATGGAGGAGATCGTCAAATGA
- a CDS encoding DUF1894 domain-containing protein, with product MSCIEQMKYTIHLQKTSFKEAREYIEKNSDEVYYVSPGYKIFKDYYIIGIPPIAVGAKGNALVFPYTKPCHGSFVLSIDNEDSIKEINRLREAGKGKATASVKKGNSPEISKVSLTSYEDMWKKQDLEN from the coding sequence ATGAGCTGTATTGAGCAAATGAAGTATACAATCCACCTGCAAAAGACGAGCTTCAAGGAGGCAAGGGAGTATATTGAGAAAAACTCTGACGAAGTTTACTATGTATCTCCCGGATACAAAATCTTCAAAGATTATTATATAATAGGAATACCACCAATTGCAGTTGGGGCAAAGGGTAATGCTCTGGTCTTCCCCTATACAAAGCCCTGCCATGGAAGCTTTGTCCTGAGCATAGACAATGAAGACAGCATAAAAGAGATTAATCGGCTCAGGGAGGCGGGCAAAGGAAAGGCAACAGCTTCAGTGAAGAAAGGCAACTCTCCTGAAATTTCCAAGGTATCTTTAACCAGCTATGAGGATATGTGGAAAAAACAAGACCTTGAAAACTGA
- the thiI gene encoding tRNA uracil 4-sulfurtransferase ThiI produces the protein MVKEKIESRIRTHQENKHTPDNDTRKLDFLDSEFSCSEYGIKTEVVIVRYGELALKSTGVRNWYEKILMRNIAAMLDSRNIPYSQIRREWGRIFIESADPCAAEAAADVFGIVSTSPALTAEPTLESAASVCAALARDLVLEGESFAIRARRSGNHTFSSADIGKNCGDAVWNELEKEGKHPRVNLSSPDKEIFVEMRQNLAYVYLKTFKGVGGLPLGTQGSMVVLMSGGLDSPVAAWLMMKRGVMITPVYCSNSPYAEDAARERAFDCIRQLQKWAPGHQFTTYEIPHGPNLKAFIDICNRKNTCLLCKRMMYREAYEVMIKEGASGIITGSSLGQVASQTAANMYAEIYQLAIPIYHPLIALDKTEIMDIARKIGTYDISNRSAGSCTAVPERPEIGAKYDLIVLEERKMDIETMVSNAMKGAQVLKL, from the coding sequence ATGGTTAAAGAAAAAATTGAATCTCGCATTCGTACTCATCAGGAAAATAAACACACTCCAGATAATGATACAAGAAAACTGGATTTTTTGGATTCAGAATTCTCTTGTTCCGAGTATGGAATTAAGACAGAAGTAGTTATAGTCCGGTATGGTGAACTTGCTCTTAAAAGTACTGGAGTCCGAAATTGGTACGAGAAAATCCTTATGAGGAACATTGCCGCAATGCTTGACTCAAGAAACATTCCCTATTCTCAGATCCGGCGGGAATGGGGCAGGATCTTTATCGAGAGTGCGGATCCATGTGCAGCCGAAGCCGCAGCTGATGTTTTTGGGATAGTCTCAACGTCTCCTGCATTGACAGCAGAGCCTACTCTTGAGAGTGCAGCCAGTGTATGTGCTGCCCTCGCCAGGGATCTTGTTTTAGAAGGAGAGTCTTTTGCTATCAGAGCCCGAAGAAGTGGAAACCATACTTTTTCTTCGGCAGACATAGGGAAAAACTGTGGGGATGCTGTTTGGAATGAACTGGAAAAAGAAGGAAAACATCCCAGAGTTAACCTGAGTTCTCCTGATAAGGAAATTTTTGTTGAAATGAGGCAGAACCTGGCTTACGTCTATCTAAAAACATTTAAAGGAGTAGGGGGTCTTCCTCTCGGCACGCAGGGTAGTATGGTAGTTTTAATGTCCGGCGGGCTTGACTCTCCTGTTGCAGCATGGCTTATGATGAAGCGTGGCGTAATGATTACACCTGTTTATTGCAGTAACTCTCCTTATGCAGAAGACGCGGCAAGAGAGCGTGCTTTTGACTGCATCCGGCAGCTCCAAAAATGGGCTCCAGGACATCAGTTTACGACTTATGAAATTCCTCACGGTCCCAATCTCAAGGCTTTTATAGACATTTGCAACCGAAAAAATACCTGTCTTCTCTGCAAACGCATGATGTACAGGGAAGCCTATGAGGTTATGATAAAAGAAGGTGCAAGCGGAATTATCACCGGTTCTTCCCTGGGACAGGTAGCTTCCCAGACTGCTGCAAATATGTATGCTGAAATCTATCAGCTTGCTATCCCGATTTATCACCCTTTGATTGCATTAGACAAAACTGAAATCATGGATATTGCCCGCAAGATTGGGACCTACGATATCTCCAATAGATCAGCAGGTAGCTGTACTGCTGTCCCCGAGCGTCCTGAAATAGGGGCAAAATACGACCTTATCGTACTTGAGGAAAGAAAAATGGATATCGAGACTATGGTTTCCAATGCTATGAAAGGAGCACAAGTCCTTAAACTCTGA
- a CDS encoding methanogenesis marker 16 metalloprotein, with product MKTIEEINQKIANKEAIILTAAELKLMVRDGKEVTVDDVDVVTTGTFGVMSGTMAVMMVPVAEKNSFERADAIWLNGVPAQPGPCPNERLGVVDLVINGTAHANEQYGGGHLFRDLVKGKTIDVTVEAHGKQYENQVTLDEIEFARIITTRLAFKNYNALINPASPTINTIFSVTGLTGPFTETTVSGCGEINPLQNDPSHRSIGVGTRVLLNGAPGYIMGKGTRASPDKPNVSAYADMKDMNPTMMGGMKTAHGPECLTSLAVPIPVLDEEILSGLKILDQNVPLPVADVNGRTAHAKVNYGNVWGGTDKVIRAEKDRCLHHPDCAAMRTCPTEAISNDCAINRDLCINCGTCTLQCSEGVFLARLGSIELAEGTVPISLRQSDRARAERLCTMLKNRILEHKFVPTKMLEPL from the coding sequence ATGAAAACGATTGAAGAAATAAATCAGAAGATTGCAAACAAAGAAGCCATAATCCTTACAGCTGCCGAGCTCAAGTTGATGGTTCGTGATGGAAAAGAGGTGACTGTTGACGACGTGGATGTAGTAACAACAGGAACTTTTGGCGTGATGTCAGGAACTATGGCAGTTATGATGGTGCCGGTAGCTGAAAAAAACAGTTTCGAGAGAGCGGATGCAATCTGGCTAAACGGTGTGCCTGCTCAACCGGGCCCCTGTCCGAACGAAAGGCTCGGGGTTGTAGACCTTGTGATAAACGGGACAGCACATGCAAATGAACAATATGGCGGAGGTCATCTTTTCCGGGACCTTGTAAAAGGGAAAACTATTGACGTGACGGTAGAAGCACACGGAAAGCAATATGAAAACCAGGTTACGCTTGATGAGATCGAATTTGCCAGGATCATTACCACAAGGCTCGCGTTTAAAAATTACAATGCACTGATAAATCCCGCTTCTCCAACGATTAACACTATCTTCTCTGTGACAGGCCTGACAGGTCCATTTACGGAAACAACGGTATCAGGATGCGGTGAAATAAATCCTCTGCAGAACGATCCTTCTCACAGGTCAATAGGTGTGGGTACAAGAGTTCTCTTAAATGGTGCACCAGGTTATATCATGGGAAAAGGGACCAGGGCCAGTCCTGATAAGCCAAACGTCTCAGCATATGCAGACATGAAAGATATGAACCCGACCATGATGGGAGGGATGAAAACAGCACACGGCCCTGAATGCCTTACCTCACTTGCAGTCCCTATCCCTGTCCTTGATGAAGAGATTCTTTCAGGATTAAAAATTCTGGACCAGAATGTCCCGCTACCAGTAGCAGACGTAAACGGGCGCACTGCACATGCAAAAGTGAATTACGGGAATGTATGGGGAGGCACTGATAAAGTTATTCGTGCCGAAAAAGATAGGTGTCTGCACCATCCAGACTGTGCCGCAATGCGCACCTGTCCCACAGAAGCGATTTCAAATGATTGCGCTATCAACAGAGATCTCTGCATCAACTGCGGAACCTGTACGCTCCAGTGTTCTGAAGGAGTATTCCTTGCAAGACTGGGGTCTATAGAACTGGCTGAAGGAACTGTCCCTATATCTCTGAGGCAGTCAGACAGGGCACGGGCAGAAAGGCTCTGTACAATGCTTAAGAACCGTATCCTGGAGCATAAATTCGTACCTACAAAGATGCTGGAACCTCTGTAA
- a CDS encoding (Fe-S)-binding protein, giving the protein MMNNWNPPGKNCGACGSQTCSDFVSRLETGLTELDMCPFYSIENTVEKTVRPEKIVSLKNLAIQARNTYSGVDVAGKEYDFVLLPFPDEPSARKFIVPFRADLVEKWDIKKGDLVTGRPAGPGCPVYHALRVLSANPVTGVIECHTVGPMVARKEDAHDIQAYHVHAFEGIASTIKRPPVFGTRQYFLPGNCMIGLAHTALVNMCFQKPSGLHVRLEDIRIL; this is encoded by the coding sequence ATGATGAATAACTGGAATCCTCCGGGGAAAAACTGCGGAGCTTGCGGTTCTCAGACCTGTTCGGACTTTGTTTCCAGACTTGAAACGGGATTAACAGAGCTGGATATGTGTCCATTCTATAGTATAGAAAACACCGTAGAAAAGACAGTGCGTCCGGAAAAAATCGTAAGCCTGAAAAACCTCGCTATTCAGGCAAGAAACACTTACTCCGGTGTAGATGTGGCTGGAAAAGAATACGACTTTGTTCTCCTGCCATTTCCGGATGAACCGTCAGCCCGGAAGTTTATAGTGCCCTTCAGGGCAGACCTTGTAGAAAAATGGGATATCAAAAAAGGAGACCTCGTAACTGGCCGTCCGGCAGGTCCAGGATGTCCGGTATATCATGCTTTAAGAGTTCTGAGCGCAAATCCGGTCACAGGCGTAATTGAATGCCATACCGTAGGTCCCATGGTTGCCAGAAAAGAAGATGCCCATGATATTCAGGCATACCATGTGCACGCTTTTGAAGGAATTGCCAGTACTATAAAGAGACCTCCTGTGTTCGGAACCCGTCAATATTTTCTGCCTGGCAACTGCATGATAGGACTTGCACATACGGCTCTTGTGAATATGTGTTTTCAAAAACCTTCTGGACTTCACGTTAGGCTTGAGGACATCAGGATATTATGA
- a CDS encoding GTP-binding protein, whose product MKLLIVAGPPSGGKTAVIRQVIKNLPKGSLPAFLKIDVVHATEDQELAEEFEIPVKKIYSGDVCPDHMGILVLEDALLWAESLSRNILIIESAGLCLRCTPYTTYSLGIAVVSAISGTNSPLKMAPMLALADVAVVTKTDLVSQAEKEVFRESIRKVVPKIDIVETNAVQGTGLRYLMRRIADHPDIGSDQIKLRGAPPLGVCTVCIGKKEIGWKNHFGVIRPLDMPEPLYRGD is encoded by the coding sequence ATGAAACTTTTAATCGTCGCCGGTCCTCCAAGCGGAGGAAAAACCGCTGTCATTCGCCAGGTTATAAAGAATCTCCCGAAGGGGTCGCTTCCTGCCTTCCTGAAGATTGACGTTGTACACGCGACAGAAGACCAGGAGCTTGCAGAAGAGTTCGAGATTCCTGTCAAAAAGATCTATTCCGGAGACGTGTGTCCTGACCATATGGGAATTCTGGTGCTTGAAGATGCGTTACTCTGGGCTGAAAGTCTGTCCAGAAACATCCTGATAATTGAAAGCGCAGGCCTCTGTCTCAGGTGTACTCCTTACACAACGTACTCACTTGGAATTGCAGTCGTCAGTGCGATCTCAGGAACAAACTCCCCTCTCAAAATGGCTCCTATGCTTGCGCTTGCAGATGTAGCAGTCGTTACCAAGACTGATCTTGTGTCTCAGGCAGAAAAGGAAGTTTTCAGAGAAAGTATCCGAAAAGTTGTCCCAAAAATTGACATTGTAGAGACAAACGCAGTTCAGGGGACCGGTTTACGATACCTTATGAGGCGGATTGCCGATCACCCGGATATAGGATCTGATCAGATCAAGCTCAGAGGTGCTCCCCCGCTTGGTGTATGTACCGTATGTATAGGGAAAAAAGAAATCGGATGGAAAAACCACTTTGGAGTCATCAGGCCACTGGATATGCCAGAACCCTTATACAGAGGCGACTGA
- a CDS encoding ATP-binding cassette domain-containing protein — MTKQFTLMVQSGKNRFGEKEGFETLEIRPGDTLAIVGPTGSGKSALINDIETLAQGDSITGRRILINGQEPPESFVREPAFKPIALITQNTRCLADLSVEEFLLMHIRARKPGREDLLEETIKLANTFTGESISLKSRMSGLSGGQTRSLMIADALVIGDTPILLLDEIENAGIFKDRVIQSLQGGNKAVILVTHDPYLALTADRRIVMKHGGVASVIESTGEEQPLIADLALIEDKLHQIREKLRQGADFSSVSSKVFMTPAKQSLQFNRV, encoded by the coding sequence ATGACAAAGCAATTCACTCTTATGGTTCAATCTGGGAAAAACCGATTTGGAGAAAAGGAAGGATTTGAAACCCTGGAAATAAGGCCAGGGGATACTCTTGCAATTGTAGGCCCAACTGGCTCAGGAAAGTCAGCTTTAATCAATGATATTGAAACTCTTGCGCAAGGAGATAGTATTACAGGCAGGCGAATCCTTATCAATGGCCAGGAGCCTCCTGAATCCTTCGTACGAGAGCCAGCCTTCAAACCCATCGCCCTGATAACCCAGAACACGCGTTGCCTGGCAGATCTTTCAGTCGAAGAATTTCTGCTAATGCATATCAGAGCACGGAAACCAGGTAGAGAAGACTTGCTTGAAGAAACAATAAAGCTTGCAAATACATTTACAGGTGAATCGATTAGCCTGAAAAGCAGGATGAGCGGGTTATCCGGAGGACAGACTCGCTCTCTAATGATCGCAGATGCACTTGTAATCGGCGATACACCTATACTTTTGCTTGATGAGATTGAAAACGCAGGTATTTTTAAAGACCGCGTCATCCAGTCTCTCCAGGGGGGAAACAAGGCAGTAATCCTTGTAACACACGATCCTTATCTTGCTCTTACGGCAGATAGGCGTATAGTGATGAAACATGGCGGAGTTGCGTCTGTAATCGAATCCACAGGAGAGGAGCAGCCTCTTATTGCAGATCTTGCTTTAATCGAAGACAAGCTCCATCAAATAAGAGAAAAACTCAGACAGGGAGCTGATTTTTCGTCCGTTTCTTCAAAGGTTTTTATGACCCCAGCCAAACAAAGCCTCCAGTTTAACAGGGTGTGA
- a CDS encoding radical SAM protein has translation MDKELNTNTKAALLSIGSVQVDDSLFPDKLESKATAGPGAGGTSIFLKSGNRRVRLTINDASPLRLVPEDEHVVIVKGNDVVARGALERPLCHCPEQAYITLSEKCVYDCQFCPVPKIQGGIKDSTKVLKMVEEAYATGELKAISLTSGVAVSPKTEVQRAASIIKQLTREYDLPVGVSVYPTTGSSEELYSAGAGEIKYNVETMDPELFRRFCPDLSLYNVLDALDSAVNVFGKNRVSSNFIIGLGESDETVQKGIKLLTSRCIIPILRPISPSPLRKNVKITRPDTARLLKLGGMLKDMLDRESLCVDKSRTMCLLCTGCDLTPNKDI, from the coding sequence ATGGACAAAGAACTGAATACGAATACTAAGGCAGCTCTGTTAAGCATAGGAAGTGTTCAGGTAGATGATTCTCTTTTTCCTGACAAGCTTGAGAGCAAGGCTACAGCCGGACCCGGAGCAGGTGGCACTTCAATCTTTTTGAAGTCTGGAAACCGAAGGGTGAGGCTTACAATTAATGATGCATCTCCTTTGCGTTTAGTACCGGAAGATGAGCATGTGGTAATTGTTAAAGGCAATGATGTAGTTGCCAGGGGAGCACTTGAACGTCCGCTTTGTCACTGTCCGGAACAGGCATACATTACGCTATCTGAAAAATGTGTGTATGATTGCCAGTTTTGTCCGGTACCGAAAATCCAGGGAGGGATAAAGGATAGTACAAAGGTTCTGAAGATGGTTGAGGAAGCTTATGCAACAGGCGAACTGAAGGCAATTTCCCTTACCAGCGGTGTAGCTGTTTCGCCAAAGACAGAAGTCCAGAGGGCGGCAAGTATCATAAAGCAACTTACGCGTGAGTACGATCTTCCAGTAGGTGTCTCGGTCTATCCCACGACAGGTTCGTCAGAAGAACTTTATTCTGCAGGCGCAGGTGAGATAAAATACAATGTTGAAACTATGGACCCTGAGCTTTTCAGGCGCTTCTGTCCTGACCTCTCGCTCTACAATGTTCTTGATGCTCTCGACAGTGCAGTGAATGTTTTCGGAAAAAATAGGGTTTCTTCGAATTTTATAATTGGCCTTGGGGAAAGTGACGAAACTGTCCAAAAGGGCATCAAGCTCCTTACAAGCCGATGCATAATTCCAATTCTAAGACCTATTTCTCCCAGCCCACTAAGAAAAAATGTGAAGATCACAAGGCCAGACACTGCGCGGCTTTTAAAACTGGGAGGTATGCTGAAGGATATGCTTGACCGTGAGTCGCTCTGTGTCGATAAATCGCGAACAATGTGTCTTCTATGTACTGGCTGTGACCTGACACCTAATAAAGATATTTGA